The following coding sequences lie in one Benincasa hispida cultivar B227 chromosome 6, ASM972705v1, whole genome shotgun sequence genomic window:
- the LOC120079835 gene encoding diacylglycerol O-acyltransferase 1A isoform X1, with product MAIADTLESTTPSDSSLSDLDASRFLRRRPTATTTAGVQSDTILRPNIRGTDTSPPDHAVDNGLSAPKSFEEDKERSDPAENPNLMEMEKDHGEKDESRDKANSDVSAVRFAYRPSAPAHRLVKESPLSSDAIFRQSHAGLFNLCIVVLVAVNSRLIIENLMKYGLLIQTGFWFSSRSLRDWPLLMCCLSLPVFPLSAFLVEKLASQKDISEPVIIFLHIVITTAAVLYPVFMILRFDSAVLSGVTLMLFACIVWLKLVSYAHTNHDMRKISRSVDQGDVVPSSLDSDYPHNISFKSLVYFMLAPTLCYQPSYPRTTHIRKGWVVRQFIKLIIFTGVMGFIIEQYINPIVKNSQHPLKGNLLYATERILKLSVPNLYVWLCMFYCFFHLWLNILAELLCFGDREFYKDWWNAKTVEEYWRMWNMPVHKWMVRHIYFPCLRNGIPKGVAVVIAFLVSAVFHELCIAVPCHMFKLWAFIGIMFQVPLVLITNYLQNMFQNSMVGNMIFWFIFSILGQPMSVLLYYHDLMNRKGID from the exons ATGGCGATCGCCGATACGCTTGAGAGTACAACCCCCTCGGATAGCTCTTTAAGCGACTTGGATGCCAGCCGCTTCCTTCGTAGGAGACCGACTGCTACCACCACCGCTGGAGTTCAGTCCGATACAATTTTGAGACCGAACATTCGTGGGACTGATACTTCGCCTCCAGATCATGCAGTTGATAATGGTTTATCGGCTCCCAAGAGCTTTGAGGAGGACAAGGAGCGAAGTGACCCTGCTGAAAATCCAAATCTAATGGAAATGGAGAAGGATCATGGTGAAAAGGACGAAAGTCGAGACAAAGCCAATTCTGATGTTTCTGCTGTGAGATTTGCTTACAGGCCTTCTGCTCCGGCTCATAGACTAGTAAAGGAAAGTCCTCTGAGCTCTGATGCGATATTCAGACAG AGCCACGCAGGTCTGTTCAACCTCTGTATAGTAGTGCTTGTCGCGGTAAACAGCAGACTAATCATTGAGAATCTTATGAAG TATGGCTTGTTAATTCAAACTGGTTTTTGGTTTAGTTCAAGATCCTTGCGAGACTGGCCACTTCTAATGTGTTG CCTTTCTCTCCCTGTATTCCCCCTTTCTGCCTTTCTTGTTGAGAAGCTGGCTTCACAGAAAGATATATCTGAGCCT gttattatttttcttcatatcgTTATTACCACAGCTGCAGTTCTGTATCCAGTTTTTATGATTCTTAG GTTTGACTCTGCTGTTTTGTCTGGTGTAACCTTGATGCTCTTTGCATGCATTGTCTGGTTGAAATTGGTTTCATATGCCCATACGAATCATGACATGAGAAAAATTTCCCGATCAGTTGATCAG GGAGATGTCGTGCCTAGTTCTCTGGATTCAGACTACCCTCACAATATTAGCTTCAAGAGTTTGGTCTACTTTATGCTTGCACCAACATTATGCTATCAG CCAAGCTACCCACGAACAACACACATACGAAAGGGTTGGGTAGTTCGACAATTTATTAAGTTAATAATATTCACAGGGGTTATGGGTTTCATTATTGAACAG TACATAAATCCCATCGTCAAAAATTCTCAACACCCTTTGAAGGGTAACCTTTTGTATGCTACAGAGAGGATCTTAAAGCTTTCTGTGCCAAATTTATATGTTTGGCTCTGCATGTTCTACTGCTTTTTCCACCTTTG GTTAAATATATTGGCGGAGCTTCTTTGTTTTGGAGATCGGGAGTTTTACAAGGACTGGTGGAATGCCAAAACAGTTGAAGAG TATTGGAGAATGTGGAATATG CCTGTCCACAAATGGATGGTTCGCCACATCTATTTTCCATGCCTAAGGAATGGGATACCGAAG GGAGTAGCAGTTGTAATTGCATTTCTAGTTTCTGCAGTATTCCATGAG TTGTGCATTGCTGTTCCTTGCCACATGTTCAAGCTCTGGGCTTTTATTGGAATTATGTTTCAG GTTCCGCTGGTTTTGATAACAAATTACCTACAAAATATGTTCCAAAACTCTATG GTTGGGAACATGATATTCTGGTTCATATTCAGCATTCTTGGTCAACCAATGAGCGTGTTACTGTACTATCATGACTTGATGAACCGCAAAGGGATTGACTAA
- the LOC120079835 gene encoding diacylglycerol O-acyltransferase 1 isoform X2 translates to MAIADTLESTTPSDSSLSDLDASRFLRRRPTATTTAGVQSDTILRPNIRGTDTSPPDHAVDNGLSAPKSFEEDKERSDPAENPNLMEMEKDHGEKDESRDKANSDVSAVRFAYRPSAPAHRLVKESPLSSDAIFRQSHAGLFNLCIVVLVAVNSRLIIENLMKYGLLIQTGFWFSSRSLRDWPLLMCCLSLPVFPLSAFLVEKLASQKDISEPVIIFLHIVITTAAVLYPVFMILRFDSAVLSGVTLMLFACIVWLKLVSYAHTNHDMRKISRSVDQGDVVPSSLDSDYPHNISFKSLVYFMLAPTLCYQPSYPRTTHIRKGWVVRQFIKLIIFTGVMGFIIEQYINPIVKNSQHPLKGNLLYATERILKLSVPNLYVWLCMFYCFFHLWLNILAELLCFGDREFYKDWWNAKTVEEYWRMWNMPVHKWMVRHIYFPCLRNGIPKR, encoded by the exons ATGGCGATCGCCGATACGCTTGAGAGTACAACCCCCTCGGATAGCTCTTTAAGCGACTTGGATGCCAGCCGCTTCCTTCGTAGGAGACCGACTGCTACCACCACCGCTGGAGTTCAGTCCGATACAATTTTGAGACCGAACATTCGTGGGACTGATACTTCGCCTCCAGATCATGCAGTTGATAATGGTTTATCGGCTCCCAAGAGCTTTGAGGAGGACAAGGAGCGAAGTGACCCTGCTGAAAATCCAAATCTAATGGAAATGGAGAAGGATCATGGTGAAAAGGACGAAAGTCGAGACAAAGCCAATTCTGATGTTTCTGCTGTGAGATTTGCTTACAGGCCTTCTGCTCCGGCTCATAGACTAGTAAAGGAAAGTCCTCTGAGCTCTGATGCGATATTCAGACAG AGCCACGCAGGTCTGTTCAACCTCTGTATAGTAGTGCTTGTCGCGGTAAACAGCAGACTAATCATTGAGAATCTTATGAAG TATGGCTTGTTAATTCAAACTGGTTTTTGGTTTAGTTCAAGATCCTTGCGAGACTGGCCACTTCTAATGTGTTG CCTTTCTCTCCCTGTATTCCCCCTTTCTGCCTTTCTTGTTGAGAAGCTGGCTTCACAGAAAGATATATCTGAGCCT gttattatttttcttcatatcgTTATTACCACAGCTGCAGTTCTGTATCCAGTTTTTATGATTCTTAG GTTTGACTCTGCTGTTTTGTCTGGTGTAACCTTGATGCTCTTTGCATGCATTGTCTGGTTGAAATTGGTTTCATATGCCCATACGAATCATGACATGAGAAAAATTTCCCGATCAGTTGATCAG GGAGATGTCGTGCCTAGTTCTCTGGATTCAGACTACCCTCACAATATTAGCTTCAAGAGTTTGGTCTACTTTATGCTTGCACCAACATTATGCTATCAG CCAAGCTACCCACGAACAACACACATACGAAAGGGTTGGGTAGTTCGACAATTTATTAAGTTAATAATATTCACAGGGGTTATGGGTTTCATTATTGAACAG TACATAAATCCCATCGTCAAAAATTCTCAACACCCTTTGAAGGGTAACCTTTTGTATGCTACAGAGAGGATCTTAAAGCTTTCTGTGCCAAATTTATATGTTTGGCTCTGCATGTTCTACTGCTTTTTCCACCTTTG GTTAAATATATTGGCGGAGCTTCTTTGTTTTGGAGATCGGGAGTTTTACAAGGACTGGTGGAATGCCAAAACAGTTGAAGAG TATTGGAGAATGTGGAATATG CCTGTCCACAAATGGATGGTTCGCCACATCTATTTTCCATGCCTAAGGAATGGGATACCGAAG AGATAG